A region of the Deltaproteobacteria bacterium genome:
TTGAAAGGACAAGCCTCCTGCCTGCCTCTGCAATAGATTCTCTTTCTTCCGATTTTACCTCTCTCAGATAATAGTGGAATTTGTCTTTAAAGTTTTCAGGAGTTACCTCAACAAAGTTAATGCCGTCAATATAACCGAATTCATCCAGCAGGTCTGTCTTTTCTCCAAAAAGAAGCGTGCCGCATGCAGGTATCTCGTAATATTTTGCAACCGTATATCCGTAGATGGATGCGCAGGTAAAACAGGATTTAAACCTGTTAAGCAGTTTTGCAAACCTCTCTGCATCATTACTGTGTCCCTTGACCCTTTGTCTTTTATAAAACTTCAAATCCTTCTGGCTTTCAAGGTGTTCCCTGACAAGCCTTCTGAACGGATATTTTTTATCGGTATGCGCGCCCATAGAGGCAATATCATATTTTCTTTTCATTCCCATAGGCTTAAAAATATTGGGGTCTGCAGCAAGATGGGAGTTAATTATCCTTATTGATTTAGTGCCAAGTCCCTCATAAACCATTTCGTTTGCTTTAGGGGCTATAGTGAAATAAGTAGTTACATTATTTTTAACGAAGAATTCCTTTTTCTGCTGATTTACCGGATTGTCAATAATGAAGTCCTGGGGATCGCCCACAAACCCGATAATCGGGATGCCGGTTTTGTCAAGATTTTTGATCCTGTGCGTATAATGTCTTACATAATGGATGTATATTATCTGCGGCGGCGTGCTGCCGAAGATGTCGTTAATAACCCGCCTTATATCCCAGTCATAGGATTCATAATCAAAATCTTCGCCAGTCTTTACGCCGCATGTCTGTCTTAAAAGCTCAAGGTCGCGGTAATATCCCTGATTTTTTTTATTGCTTCCTATAATGAGGATGGACATATTGTCTGGTTTATAAATAAATTCAGGTTTTCTATAAAACAGCCTTTTTAGGAATCTCATAGCGGTATATAGTATAATAGTTTCCGTGTTTTTACAAGAGGATAAGCCAGGAGGATAAGCCAGAAGATAAGCCAATTTATGAGGATAATCTTCTCACAAGGGAGGGTTAAGTTATGCACATGGTATTTTGAGAACAAATGCTTGAAGATTATAAGGGTAACTCCTCTTAATATGTAGAGAGCATATTATGTGGAAATGTCTATTTAATTCTTTTTCAAATTCTTCCTTTCTCCTCATAAATCGTCCTCTGTCAATCTTGCACAATAGCCAACCTATTAGATTTAATTTACTATCAGGATAAAAGGCATCCATTATTAGTATTGTAGTGTCAGGTTTAGATACCCTGATAATTTCATTAAAGACATTTTTAGCCCCATCATAACCTATATGATGAAAAAAGCCTATACTGAATACAGAGTCAAAAGAGTTATCCTTAAACGGCAATTTTGTAGCATCTCCACAGACAAATGGTTTGCGTTTTGAGAGGCTCCCTTTTCCGTAGATTAAATTTATATCTATACCACAGTATCTTTCTTCAAACAAATGGGCATATCTAAGGGTTCCACAACCTATATCAAGAACATTACCAGAGCAAATTTCTCTTATCTCTCTCTCTGTATTGATTAGAGCCTTTTTTCTTCCAAGCAGTAAAATTCTCTGAACAAAATTATGGATGTATCGGTTCTCAAGGAGTTTATACATTGATATCCTGATTGAGGATACACCTCATTGATTTGCCTTCCTCTTTGAAAATAGTCCCATGAGCCCATCAATATAATGCGGTATTTTGTCAATTTTGAAATTTTTAATTTCATTCAATACAAACTTAGGTCTCAGATAAAACTTTTTCATCGCCATTGACTGAAGTTTCATTATCTTCTCTTTTGAGAGTGCATCAGGAACATAGACAGGCTCACCTCCTGAGTAGGTTGGATATGAGGTGAAATCACTCCACTTTTTGAATTGTATTTTGTTCTGGCTGTTCAGCATATCCCACAATTCGCACCCCGGATATGGCACGAATATATTAAATATAGCATATCTGACATTCAGTTCCACTGCAAAGTCAATGGTCTGTCTGATAGATGATTCTGTTTCACATGGAAGCCCTATCATAAACATACCATCTATCTCTATACCGGCTTTTTTAGCCATTCTGACGGCGTCCCGGGCATCATGGGTTGTAAAATTTTTTTTAAGCATTTTAAGTATGTCATCGCTGCCTGATTCAATGCCAAAGTTAACCCGTACGCAACCTGCCTCTTTCATAAGGAATAGCAGGTCTTGCTCAAGAGGCTTGACACGGCACTCTGTTACCCACTTTAGTTTTTTGTTCAAGCCTCTATTGATAATCTCATTACAAAGGGCAGCAGCATGGCTTTTTACAAGGGTGAATGCCAGATCCATAAAACTAAAGACACGGCTCCCAAATTTTTCATACATAAAGACCATCTCATCTACAACTAATTTAGGGTCTCTCATCCTATATCGGGACCCGAGGCTCCTTTCTGTTCTGGAAGAGCAAAATGTACACTGATTGGGGCAACCGCGTGTAGATAGTATTTGCATCTCAACAACACCCCTCTTTACCTCTGTTCTCGGGTCTGTAGAGTATTTGCTGAGAGGAAATAAATCCCATGCCGGCAGCGGAAGGCTGTTAAGGTCTGCTATATGCTCACTCATCGGATTGTTTATGATAACACCGTTTTTCATAAATGATATACCGGCTACATCATCAGGATTCCCGTTGTCCGCAAGGGTCGCCAAAAGTTCCTGCATAGTTAATTCACCTTCTCTGTGAACAACAAAATCGGCATATTTTTGGGACAAAATCTCGTCTGAGAACAGAGAAGCGTGCATATTTCCCATTATTATGACTATATCTGGAAAACTGTTACGAATATGTTTGGATATTTCATAAACTACCTCAGCAGAAGGAGTCAGTACACTTATTCCTAGGGCATCAGGGTTGAACTCTCTTACCATCACCATTATTTCTTCCATGCCGTAACCATTGACATAGGCATCAGTGACTTTTACATCATGTCCGTTTTCTCTCAGCAATGCCGCAATATATGCAATGCCTATTGAAGGTTGAGGATTTGAAAATTTTTTTAATTTGCCATATGACCTGCTCAGATCAGTAGGTGGAATTAATAGTAAAACCTTCATTTCTCTACTCCGATTCGTGGGGATTAAACCTGCATATCCGACCCTTGTGTAAATGGCCCCTTTTCCTTAATATTATCCATACAAACCATAATTTAAAAATATCCAGAACAGAGGTCTTTATTGCCTTTATCTTTGTCCCCTTTGCCTCTCCTTTATTACGAGGAATAAAGTTTATTGGAACCTCTTTTATTGACATGCCAGCCCAATATGATTTTATCAAGCCTTCTGGGTTTGCAAAGGAACTTTTTGCCTCAAATTTGATTGTTTGAATCCATTTAGTAGGATAAAAGGTTATGTTCTGAAAATCAGAAAGTGGAACTCTAAAGAGGAGTCTTATTAACATATAATTAATCACAGATATTATAGCCTTTGTAACAGTATCAGAACGTTTAGTCAGGTGTTTTATACCAAAGAGTTTCAGAACCAATGCAAAGGGTTTTAGGAATTTCAATCTGACATTAACCGGTTTTCTTCTAACGCCTTGAACAATATCGTAGGTTTTTAAATACTCAAGAAACAATCTCAAATTGGCAATATCATAGCTCCAGTCAATTGTCTGCCAAAACAAATATTCCTTTGAAGCCTTCTGTATCGCCCTCTGGCTTGAAATACCCACATTCAAATTTTTTTCATTCTTAAACACCTTTAACCGCGGATTCTTCTCCTGAAATGCATTAGCTATTTCATAGGTTCTGTCTGTGCTTCCATCATCAATAAGTATAATTTCGTAGTCTTCAACTGTAGAATCCATCAACTGCGCCGCTTTTTCAAGATATTCCAGAATTGACTCTTCCTCATTGTATGCCCAACAAAGAAGGGATACACCTCTGTCAAATTTAGTCTTCAGTTCCATGCGGCATCAATGCAATTCTTTTTTATTTTCTCACACAAAGCACAAAGCCCTCAAAGATTTTCTATTTATTTTATTTCTCTCTGCCTTTGTGTTCTTTGTGTCTCTGTGTGATTATTTTTTTCATTCTACCTCTACCTTTACCTATCTTTAATGAAGTTCCTTTTTACCGGTCTTTGTAATAATCGGCACCGCCCTCATCCACAACTGTTTTTCCCACCATGCCCTGTTTTCTTTATACCACTTAACTGTCTTCTTTAGCCCTTCCTCCCATGTCACACTTGGCTGCCATCCCAACAAACTACTGATTTTAGATATATCGCCGGTATGCCTGAAAACCTGACCAGGACGGTCGCCAACACATGTTATCAACGATTCATCTTTACCCATTATCCTGACCACATCGTGCGCAATAGATAGAATAGAACGATGGACACTGCTAGCCACATTAAAAACCTCTCCTTTTACTTTGGTTATATCAGAGTGTATGACTGCATCAATTGCCCCGCATACATCTTCAACAAATACAAAATCCCGCGCCGCTGTCCCATCTCCATGCACCCTGACAGGTTCATCTAGGATACAACTCGTTATAAATCTCGGCACTGCCTTTTCCAAATGCTGATAAGGGCCATAATTATTAAAAGGACGGATTATTACAACAGGTATTTCATAGGTTGCCCAATAAGAATAAACAAGTCTGTCCGCACCTGCCTTTGCAGATGCATACGGACTCATGGGCATTAAAGGATGTTCCTCATCCATAAGTTCTTTTCTGGCGGTTCCGTAAACCTCTGAAGTAGATATATGAATAAATCTTTCTATCCTGTCTCTATATTTTAAAACTGCATTGGCAATTGTTTGTGTTCCAAGAACATCCGTTTCAAAAAAAAGAAAATTATCGTAGATTGAACGGGTCACATGGGTTTCAGCGGCAAAATGCACTACCACATCAGACTGAGAAACCAATGTATCCACTAATTCGCCATTTCTTACATTGCCATACCAGAAACTAATCCGTTCATCATGATTATTTTCATTCAAATTTACAGGAAGATTATCAACATGTCCGGCATATGTAAGGGCGTCAAGGATTATAATTTTATAATCAAGGTATTTTTTATAAATATGTCTGACAAAGTTGCTTCCTATAAAACCCGCGCCGCCTGTAACAAGTATGGTCTTTTTCATTTTATCTTACCGCCTTTATAAGTTTTTATTTAATAAGATTGCAAGACTCTCATCTCCATGATTGAAAAGCAAATCTATTACAGAAAGGTATGGAACAAAATCTCCATACAATTGATTGTATATAGGATGTTTATAATCCTGATATTCCATCTTTATACCATGACTTTCAAAATAATTCTCATCAATGTAATTTTTGCCTGCCGCCCCTTCATAAAAGGTATCCGCATTAAAAAACTTGCAGATATTTATAAGTCTTCCAATCTTGTCGCCATCTATATTTAATGCCGATGACTTGATTATCTTCGTGTCATCCATACCCAGACATTCGCTCAATCTTAATATAAAATACATATCAATATCCACAAGGCATTCCCACTCTTTTGAATACCCCTCTTCAAATATATCAATATATTTTTTAAAATAAGGCGCCTTTGAATAATTCTGTCTTATTGAAGAAAGGTGTTTCTTTCTCCAGTTTGTCTTGTTATCAATCTTCACCTCATGGACAAGCGGGTGGGCCTCCAAGTTGACCATAACAGGAACAGTAAGCCACTGAATGCCATTAGCTGTTTTAATCCTGTTTCGGTTTCTCCAACCTTCTTTATCATATTGAACATCGTCATAAATGACAAAAACATCGCTTTTGTGCATCTGCTCAAAAAAACCAAGCCATGGCAAATATCCCGGCTGTAAAATACCGATTGTCCTCTCACCCATCCTTTACCTCTACATATCCTTACCTGTCTCACTAACGCACCCCTCCATATCCTGAATATTCAGGGCGCCAGTTCTTTCTTTGCGGCTTTCTTCTGCATTTTTTACAATCTTCCAGTAATTGTGCTTCCATGAGCGGTATTTCCAATCAGGACAGTTCCTGCACATTTCAATTTCATCCCCTCTGTATTCAAGATGCAGTTTTCTGTAATATTCAAAACCAGCTCCGTGCCATATCTCTTTTATGCTCTTATCATGGATGTTTCCCATGTCAGTTACCGCGGCAATATCAAAGCCGCACACCATGACCTTTCCCCTTGAATCTATATTAAGCCTCTCGAAAATAAAAGGGCAAGGCACACGCTCTTCAGGCGGCAGATAAGGAGTAGAGTCAGCAGATTTTAATGGGTCGTTTATCCCCCATGTAAGATATTTTCTCTTTTGGAAAACATCCACGCGAGGTTCCCAAAATTTTGCCACCGTATCTATATCAACACCATCCTGATTGACACCGCTTGCTATAATCTTTGAAGAACTTTTTAATTTATTCCTTAACTCAACCATCCTCTTGACATTTTCAACCAATGTATCCCAGTCAAGACCCTTCCTCACCCTTTCGTATGTTTCAGGGTCTGCAGCATCCACGCTGAACTCTATCATATCAACCCCTGCCTCAAGAAGCCTCATACTGTTTTCCTCTGTGAATCTTGATCCATTGGTTATTAAGCCAACTTTTGCCCCCACCTTTTTTGCATATTCCATCAATTCAACAGCCTTTGGATGCAGCATTGGTTCTCCGCCGCCTGAGAGCCGTATCCATGCATTATATTTCCCGCACTCGTCTGCTATTATCTTAAAGGTATCCTCATTCATAAAAGGTCTGTCCCTGTAATCAGCCCTGATTTCTGAATTTGTATACGGGCAGTATGGACACTTTGCATTGCACACATATACAAACGAAAGCACGCACATCATCGGAAATCCTTTTGCTTCAGGCCTAATGCCGTAAGACTCTTGTACATGTTCAACAATTATATTTTCATCAGTCATATCTGTTTTTTCACACAATATGAAATTTTGTTATCCCTTCCATTGTTTTGATTACAAGATAACCTTTGTTGGCTCCATAAGCCCTCATTCCTCTGCCTTTTAATAATTCTGCAAATTTAACTGTGTATTTTTTATCGCCACATTTCACAACTGCGCCAGGATACGGCGTCATTGCCCTAATTTTATTAATTATATCATTAAACGGTTTGTTAATATCTATTTCAGCATCC
Encoded here:
- a CDS encoding glycosyltransferase is translated as MRFLKRLFYRKPEFIYKPDNMSILIIGSNKKNQGYYRDLELLRQTCGVKTGEDFDYESYDWDIRRVINDIFGSTPPQIIYIHYVRHYTHRIKNLDKTGIPIIGFVGDPQDFIIDNPVNQQKKEFFVKNNVTTYFTIAPKANEMVYEGLGTKSIRIINSHLAADPNIFKPMGMKRKYDIASMGAHTDKKYPFRRLVREHLESQKDLKFYKRQRVKGHSNDAERFAKLLNRFKSCFTCASIYGYTVAKYYEIPACGTLLFGEKTDLLDEFGYIDGINFVEVTPENFKDKFHYYLREVKSEERESIAEAGRRLVLSRHIWEHRIREVVKEIKEIVGG
- a CDS encoding class I SAM-dependent methyltransferase — encoded protein: MYKLLENRYIHNFVQRILLLGRKKALINTEREIREICSGNVLDIGCGTLRYAHLFEERYCGIDINLIYGKGSLSKRKPFVCGDATKLPFKDNSFDSVFSIGFFHHIGYDGAKNVFNEIIRVSKPDTTILIMDAFYPDSKLNLIGWLLCKIDRGRFMRRKEEFEKELNRHFHIICSLHIKRSYPYNLQAFVLKIPCA
- a CDS encoding cobalamin B12-binding domain-containing protein, with product MKVLLLIPPTDLSRSYGKLKKFSNPQPSIGIAYIAALLRENGHDVKVTDAYVNGYGMEEIMVMVREFNPDALGISVLTPSAEVVYEISKHIRNSFPDIVIIMGNMHASLFSDEILSQKYADFVVHREGELTMQELLATLADNGNPDDVAGISFMKNGVIINNPMSEHIADLNSLPLPAWDLFPLSKYSTDPRTEVKRGVVEMQILSTRGCPNQCTFCSSRTERSLGSRYRMRDPKLVVDEMVFMYEKFGSRVFSFMDLAFTLVKSHAAALCNEIINRGLNKKLKWVTECRVKPLEQDLLFLMKEAGCVRVNFGIESGSDDILKMLKKNFTTHDARDAVRMAKKAGIEIDGMFMIGLPCETESSIRQTIDFAVELNVRYAIFNIFVPYPGCELWDMLNSQNKIQFKKWSDFTSYPTYSGGEPVYVPDALSKEKIMKLQSMAMKKFYLRPKFVLNEIKNFKIDKIPHYIDGLMGLFSKRKANQ
- a CDS encoding glycosyltransferase family 2 protein, whose translation is MELKTKFDRGVSLLCWAYNEEESILEYLEKAAQLMDSTVEDYEIILIDDGSTDRTYEIANAFQEKNPRLKVFKNEKNLNVGISSQRAIQKASKEYLFWQTIDWSYDIANLRLFLEYLKTYDIVQGVRRKPVNVRLKFLKPFALVLKLFGIKHLTKRSDTVTKAIISVINYMLIRLLFRVPLSDFQNITFYPTKWIQTIKFEAKSSFANPEGLIKSYWAGMSIKEVPINFIPRNKGEAKGTKIKAIKTSVLDIFKLWFVWIILRKRGHLHKGRICRFNPHESE
- a CDS encoding GDP-mannose 4,6-dehydratase: MKKTILVTGGAGFIGSNFVRHIYKKYLDYKIIILDALTYAGHVDNLPVNLNENNHDERISFWYGNVRNGELVDTLVSQSDVVVHFAAETHVTRSIYDNFLFFETDVLGTQTIANAVLKYRDRIERFIHISTSEVYGTARKELMDEEHPLMPMSPYASAKAGADRLVYSYWATYEIPVVIIRPFNNYGPYQHLEKAVPRFITSCILDEPVRVHGDGTAARDFVFVEDVCGAIDAVIHSDITKVKGEVFNVASSVHRSILSIAHDVVRIMGKDESLITCVGDRPGQVFRHTGDISKISSLLGWQPSVTWEEGLKKTVKWYKENRAWWEKQLWMRAVPIITKTGKKELH
- a CDS encoding WbqC family protein, translated to MGERTIGILQPGYLPWLGFFEQMHKSDVFVIYDDVQYDKEGWRNRNRIKTANGIQWLTVPVMVNLEAHPLVHEVKIDNKTNWRKKHLSSIRQNYSKAPYFKKYIDIFEEGYSKEWECLVDIDMYFILRLSECLGMDDTKIIKSSALNIDGDKIGRLINICKFFNADTFYEGAAGKNYIDENYFESHGIKMEYQDYKHPIYNQLYGDFVPYLSVIDLLFNHGDESLAILLNKNL
- a CDS encoding radical SAM protein translates to MTDENIIVEHVQESYGIRPEAKGFPMMCVLSFVYVCNAKCPYCPYTNSEIRADYRDRPFMNEDTFKIIADECGKYNAWIRLSGGGEPMLHPKAVELMEYAKKVGAKVGLITNGSRFTEENSMRLLEAGVDMIEFSVDAADPETYERVRKGLDWDTLVENVKRMVELRNKLKSSSKIIASGVNQDGVDIDTVAKFWEPRVDVFQKRKYLTWGINDPLKSADSTPYLPPEERVPCPFIFERLNIDSRGKVMVCGFDIAAVTDMGNIHDKSIKEIWHGAGFEYYRKLHLEYRGDEIEMCRNCPDWKYRSWKHNYWKIVKNAEESRKERTGALNIQDMEGCVSETGKDM